The Flammeovirgaceae bacterium genome contains a region encoding:
- a CDS encoding AraC family transcriptional regulator has protein sequence MITSGMAYRMDVFAVFMLLGLVQAVFISFFFFSAQNRVRQPNVLFGALLLAIAGCLLEIFLMYTGYIVHVLHLVDFSEPLALLIGPLLYLLTRSLAEGQVGKKPMLLHMVLPFAYTLLLIPFLAANADFKYNSWIEAYHPGMPLRETEPGYDPRWFAPTDWHTELVLISLGVYIILSVMIIVKSFRKKKESFWKAQSLTLKTMRNGVLHIAAFTLLMIPVKLLNKNDTGDHYFAAFGSLMIYATSFSVMRNSGFFRQPALNEPVKYKTSTLSQADQQKIISKIEHLMAGQKPYLNSSFSLPELADQINEPVHNVSQAINDGLGKNFFELIACYRVEEAKRLLIENLHIKIEEIAEQVGYSSKSSFNTAFKKNTGYTPSEYRAMKIA, from the coding sequence ATGATAACTTCGGGAATGGCCTACCGCATGGATGTGTTTGCTGTTTTTATGTTGCTGGGATTGGTGCAGGCTGTCTTCATCAGTTTCTTTTTCTTCTCGGCACAAAACCGCGTACGGCAACCCAATGTTTTGTTCGGAGCTTTGCTGCTGGCCATTGCCGGATGCCTGCTTGAAATTTTCCTGATGTACACGGGGTACATCGTGCATGTGCTGCACCTGGTTGATTTCTCAGAGCCGCTGGCTTTGCTTATCGGCCCATTGCTTTATTTGTTAACCCGGTCACTGGCCGAGGGGCAGGTGGGCAAAAAACCCATGCTGTTGCATATGGTATTGCCGTTTGCTTACACACTGCTGCTAATCCCCTTTTTGGCAGCCAATGCTGATTTCAAGTATAATTCGTGGATTGAAGCGTATCACCCCGGAATGCCCTTGCGGGAAACGGAACCTGGTTATGATCCGCGTTGGTTCGCACCTACCGATTGGCACACCGAATTGGTGCTGATCAGTCTGGGTGTGTACATCATCCTGAGCGTTATGATAATCGTAAAAAGCTTTCGCAAAAAGAAAGAAAGTTTTTGGAAAGCTCAATCGCTTACGCTTAAAACCATGCGCAACGGGGTGTTGCACATTGCTGCGTTTACATTATTGATGATACCGGTAAAATTGCTGAATAAGAACGATACCGGTGATCATTATTTTGCCGCCTTCGGCTCGCTGATGATTTATGCCACCAGTTTTTCGGTGATGCGCAATTCCGGGTTCTTCAGGCAACCTGCGTTAAACGAGCCGGTCAAATACAAAACCTCAACGCTTAGCCAGGCGGACCAGCAAAAAATCATATCAAAAATTGAACACCTGATGGCCGGGCAGAAGCCTTACCTGAATTCATCCTTCTCGCTGCCTGAATTGGCTGATCAGATAAACGAACCGGTACACAATGTTTCGCAGGCTATTAATGACGGGCTCGGAAAAAATTTCTTTGAACTGATTGCGTGCTACCGGGTAGAGGAAGCCAAGCGCTTGTTAATAGAAAACCTGCACATTAAAATTGAGGAAATAGCCGAACAAGTAGGTTACAGTTCCAAATCATCGTTTAATACGGCTTTTAAAAAGAATACCGGCTATACGCCTTCGGAATACCGGGCCATGAAGATAGCCTGA
- a CDS encoding acyl-CoA dehydrogenase has protein sequence MNFQLTEEHLAVQQAARDFAQTELLPGVIERDTHQKFPAEQIKKMGELGFMGMMVDPKYNGGGMDTIAYVLAMEEISKVDASASVVMSVNNSLVCWGIEKFGTQEQKEKYLKRLAKGEVIGAFCLSEPEAGSDATSQRTTAEDKGDYYLLNGTKNWITNGGTAGVYIVIAQTHPEKRHKGINALIVEKGMPGFVVGKKEDKMGIRGSDTHSLMFTDVKVPKANRIGEDGFGFTFAMTTLNGGRIGIASQALGLASGSYELALRYAKERKAFGHFLSEHQAIQFKLADMATKIDAARLLVWQAAYLKDQNKNFVKAAAQAKLFASQIAQEVTTEAVQIHGGYGYVKEYHVERMMRDAKITQIYEGTTEIQKMVISRELLRV, from the coding sequence ATGAATTTTCAGCTTACCGAAGAACACCTTGCCGTACAACAGGCCGCCCGCGATTTTGCCCAGACTGAATTACTGCCCGGGGTAATTGAGCGCGATACGCACCAGAAATTTCCTGCCGAACAAATCAAAAAAATGGGCGAGCTTGGCTTTATGGGTATGATGGTCGATCCGAAGTACAACGGGGGCGGCATGGATACCATCGCATACGTGTTGGCCATGGAAGAAATCTCAAAAGTTGATGCCTCCGCATCGGTAGTCATGTCGGTAAACAACTCACTGGTATGCTGGGGTATTGAAAAATTCGGTACCCAAGAGCAAAAAGAAAAATACCTGAAGCGCCTGGCCAAAGGCGAAGTGATTGGCGCCTTTTGCCTGTCGGAACCCGAAGCCGGCTCTGACGCCACCAGCCAGCGCACCACAGCGGAAGACAAAGGCGATTACTATCTGTTGAACGGAACCAAAAACTGGATTACCAACGGGGGTACAGCTGGTGTGTATATCGTAATCGCACAAACCCACCCCGAAAAAAGGCATAAGGGAATCAATGCACTGATTGTTGAAAAGGGCATGCCGGGTTTTGTAGTGGGTAAGAAAGAAGACAAGATGGGCATACGCGGATCGGATACGCACTCGCTCATGTTTACCGATGTGAAAGTGCCGAAAGCCAACCGCATTGGTGAGGATGGCTTTGGGTTTACGTTTGCCATGACCACCCTTAATGGCGGGCGTATCGGCATTGCCTCGCAGGCGCTTGGCCTTGCCTCCGGCTCGTACGAACTGGCCTTAAGGTATGCCAAAGAGCGAAAAGCCTTCGGGCATTTTCTTTCCGAGCACCAGGCCATCCAGTTCAAGCTGGCCGATATGGCCACCAAAATTGATGCCGCCCGGCTGCTGGTATGGCAGGCGGCTTACCTGAAGGATCAAAATAAAAACTTTGTGAAGGCTGCCGCACAGGCCAAGTTGTTTGCTTCACAAATTGCGCAGGAAGTAACTACCGAAGCCGTGCAGATCCATGGCGGCTACGGCTATGTGAAAGAATACCATGTTGAACGCATGATGCGTGATGCCAAGATCACACAGATTTACGAGGGTACTACCGAAATACAGAAAATGGTTATTTCGAGGGAGTTGTTGAGGGTTTAA
- a CDS encoding aminopeptidase P family protein produces the protein MRYRLTSILVLVLLSVHAQNPDMPTDFLSKEWHKQRRQKLREKLPANSVAVFFANAVRNRSNDVDYVYHPDPDFYYLTGYREPHAVLLIFKDKQKAPNGSLYDEIIFVQPRNPIMEMWTGRRLGNLGTKEQLGFEQAFNNTDFKDYAIDFSSFNQVLFFDFFNDVRDDARDKGDLYDLIEQFKVKTNYPRKDALSVQREQPQNNLNTQVLGDIMDDLRGIKTTEELELLRKAVMISCIGQVEVMKAMKPGMSEREVQGIHEFVFKKYQAEDLGYPSIVGGGHNGCILHYIDNYKPALDPKELILMDLGAEYHGYTADITRTIPVGGKFSTEQKQIYDLVLAAQEEAMKICKPGTKFSDLYDATARVINKGLAELKIIDKPTDRHLYYPHGCCHHIGLDVHDRGTYDALQENMVITIEPGIYIQKNTTKDPKWWGIAVRIEDDYLITKTGCEHLSSFAPRTTEAIEAMMKEPSPLDKFFLPELNKVTPGKN, from the coding sequence ATGAGATACCGCCTCACATCCATCCTGGTACTGGTGCTCCTATCCGTACACGCCCAAAATCCGGATATGCCCACCGATTTTCTGAGCAAGGAGTGGCACAAGCAACGCAGGCAAAAGCTACGCGAAAAATTACCCGCTAATTCGGTGGCGGTGTTCTTTGCCAATGCCGTGCGTAACCGCAGTAACGATGTGGACTATGTGTATCATCCCGATCCGGATTTTTATTATCTCACCGGCTACCGCGAACCCCATGCCGTGCTGTTGATTTTTAAAGACAAGCAAAAGGCACCCAACGGCAGCCTGTACGATGAAATTATTTTTGTGCAGCCCCGCAACCCGATCATGGAAATGTGGACGGGCCGCAGGCTCGGTAACCTGGGTACGAAAGAACAACTGGGTTTTGAGCAAGCGTTTAACAACACCGATTTTAAAGACTATGCTATCGATTTCTCATCATTTAACCAGGTCCTGTTTTTTGATTTCTTTAACGATGTGCGGGATGATGCCCGCGATAAAGGCGATTTATATGATTTGATAGAACAATTCAAGGTTAAAACAAACTATCCACGCAAGGATGCGCTCAGCGTGCAGCGCGAACAGCCGCAAAATAATCTGAATACGCAGGTTCTTGGTGATATTATGGACGACTTGCGTGGCATTAAAACCACTGAAGAACTTGAATTGTTGCGCAAAGCGGTAATGATTTCCTGTATCGGGCAGGTGGAAGTAATGAAGGCCATGAAACCCGGCATGAGCGAACGCGAAGTGCAGGGCATCCACGAATTCGTGTTTAAAAAATACCAGGCCGAAGACCTGGGCTATCCATCCATTGTAGGAGGCGGACACAACGGCTGCATCCTGCATTACATCGATAACTACAAACCCGCGCTCGATCCGAAAGAACTTATTCTGATGGACCTCGGTGCCGAATACCACGGCTACACGGCCGATATCACCCGCACCATTCCGGTAGGCGGCAAGTTTTCAACTGAACAAAAACAGATTTATGATCTGGTGCTGGCCGCCCAGGAAGAAGCGATGAAGATCTGCAAGCCGGGCACCAAATTTTCTGACTTGTATGATGCCACTGCCCGTGTGATCAACAAAGGTCTGGCCGAACTGAAAATCATCGACAAGCCTACCGACCGGCACCTGTACTATCCGCACGGCTGCTGCCATCATATTGGTTTGGATGTGCACGACCGCGGCACCTATGATGCACTGCAGGAAAACATGGTGATTACTATAGAACCGGGTATTTATATACAAAAAAATACCACCAAAGACCCGAAGTGGTGGGGCATAGCCGTGCGCATTGAAGACGATTACCTGATTACCAAAACCGGCTGCGAACACCTATCATCCTTTGCACCACGCACCACCGAAGCCATCGAAGCAATGATGAAGGAGCCCAGTCCGCTGGATAAATTCTTTCTACCCGAATTGAATAAAGTAACACCAGGTAAAAACTGA
- a CDS encoding flippase-like domain-containing protein: MPYRIKSLIQYLLLLAVAVALVWYSLRAISPTADQSKWQYLAHTWSRADKGWLMLMALLAMISHVLRAERWRMLIEPTGHTTSLYNSFLSLMIGYLVNLVVPRGGEVTRCYNLYKLDRCPFDKTFGTVVAERAIDLLCFALILLATFAVESDKLLGFIYSLPLDPISGASHWLTILIMLGALVILIAFGFWIIARNVKFKEKILQFWLGFKNGLGTVLRLKNPYLFYFYSFIIWVLYFAMSYTVIKAFDETSHLGWSAILSVFAIGSIAMIIPLPGGTGSYHTLVPAGLTFLYHIPKADAVAFTFVFHAWQTLIMVVGGFLALLSTYLVLHFRKTNSG; this comes from the coding sequence GTGCCGTACCGAATTAAATCCCTCATTCAATACCTTTTACTACTTGCCGTAGCGGTGGCGCTGGTCTGGTATTCGCTCCGGGCGATAAGTCCGACAGCTGATCAGAGCAAATGGCAATACCTGGCTCACACCTGGAGCCGTGCTGATAAGGGCTGGCTTATGCTCATGGCTTTGCTTGCCATGATTAGCCATGTATTGCGTGCCGAGCGGTGGCGTATGCTTATTGAACCAACCGGTCATACAACGTCTTTATATAATAGTTTTCTGTCGCTGATGATTGGCTACCTGGTGAACCTGGTGGTACCCCGCGGAGGCGAAGTAACCCGCTGTTACAACCTGTATAAACTTGATAGGTGTCCGTTCGACAAAACATTCGGCACTGTTGTGGCCGAGCGCGCCATTGACCTGCTTTGCTTTGCACTGATTCTGCTGGCCACTTTTGCCGTTGAATCGGATAAACTGCTTGGTTTTATTTACTCGCTGCCACTTGATCCTATTTCAGGAGCCAGCCACTGGCTTACCATCTTGATCATGCTGGGTGCGTTAGTGATTCTGATTGCATTTGGTTTTTGGATCATAGCCCGGAATGTAAAGTTTAAGGAAAAGATTTTACAATTCTGGCTTGGCTTTAAAAACGGGCTTGGTACCGTTTTGCGATTAAAGAATCCTTACCTGTTTTATTTCTATTCTTTTATAATCTGGGTCTTATACTTTGCCATGAGTTACACGGTTATCAAAGCTTTTGATGAAACCAGTCACCTGGGCTGGAGCGCCATCCTGTCGGTTTTTGCCATCGGCTCCATCGCCATGATTATTCCATTACCGGGCGGCACAGGTTCGTACCATACGCTGGTACCAGCGGGGCTTACCTTTCTATACCACATACCTAAAGCGGATGCTGTGGCCTTTACCTTTGTTTTCCATGCCTGGCAAACGTTAATCATGGTGGTTGGCGGCTTTCTGGCCCTGCTCTCAACTTATTTGGTTTTACACTTCCGAAAAACCAATTCCGGTTAG
- a CDS encoding M20/M25/M40 family metallo-hydrolase encodes MRIIFVFLLLVASTAVQAQQIEAAKIKQHIKILANDSLQGRGTGKEGERMAAAYLQSQFKKLKLKPMGENGTYLQAFPFKGGAHGEGEGGTASNVIAYLDNKAATTIIIGAHYDHLGMGDQGSSLDANPQAKIHNGADDNASGTAGVLELARYFAANKKKEKNNFLFILFSGEELGLLGSKYFTEHATTDLSKINFMINMDMVGRLNPETKTVVVNGSGTSPVWEPLLKSLATEQLKIKTDSSGIGPSDHTSFYLKDIPVLHFFTGSHADYHKPSDDWEKINYDGAVAVLNLIRQVIEKLDGEPKLRFLKTKSNAMAVRSPFKVTMGVMPSYSSDEPGLKVDGVTDGRPAQKAGIVAGDLIIEMGEYPIKDVQSYMEALGKFEKGQTIPVKVKRGGEVLTFQITF; translated from the coding sequence ATGAGGATAATCTTTGTTTTTCTTCTGCTTGTTGCGTCAACTGCAGTGCAGGCGCAACAAATTGAGGCCGCTAAAATCAAGCAACACATTAAAATACTGGCCAACGATTCACTTCAGGGCAGGGGAACCGGCAAAGAAGGCGAACGCATGGCCGCAGCCTACCTGCAGAGCCAGTTTAAAAAATTGAAACTAAAACCCATGGGCGAGAACGGTACGTACCTGCAGGCTTTTCCGTTTAAAGGCGGTGCCCATGGCGAAGGCGAAGGAGGAACGGCAAGCAATGTGATCGCCTATTTGGATAATAAGGCTGCAACAACCATCATTATCGGTGCACACTATGACCACCTGGGTATGGGCGATCAGGGCAGTTCGCTGGATGCCAACCCGCAGGCAAAGATTCATAACGGGGCCGATGACAATGCTTCGGGCACAGCTGGTGTACTTGAACTGGCACGCTACTTTGCTGCCAACAAGAAAAAAGAGAAAAACAACTTTCTGTTCATCCTGTTTTCAGGCGAAGAGCTTGGCCTGCTGGGCTCGAAATATTTTACAGAACATGCTACCACGGACTTATCGAAAATCAACTTCATGATTAACATGGATATGGTTGGCCGGCTTAACCCCGAAACTAAAACCGTAGTGGTAAACGGCAGTGGTACCAGTCCGGTGTGGGAGCCGTTATTAAAAAGCCTGGCTACCGAGCAGTTGAAAATCAAAACCGATTCCAGCGGCATCGGGCCGTCTGATCATACCTCTTTTTACCTGAAGGATATTCCGGTGCTGCATTTTTTTACCGGCTCGCATGCCGATTACCACAAACCTTCGGATGACTGGGAGAAAATCAACTACGATGGAGCCGTGGCGGTTTTAAACCTGATCAGGCAGGTGATTGAAAAGCTGGACGGAGAGCCGAAACTCCGGTTCCTCAAAACCAAGAGCAACGCCATGGCCGTTCGCAGCCCGTTTAAAGTAACCATGGGCGTTATGCCCAGCTATTCATCTGATGAACCGGGGTTGAAAGTGGATGGGGTTACCGATGGTCGCCCGGCACAAAAGGCCGGTATTGTGGCGGGCGACCTGATTATTGAAATGGGCGAATACCCGATTAAAGATGTGCAAAGCTACATGGAAGCGCTTGGTAAGTTTGAGAAAGGGCAAACTATACCTGTTAAAGTAAAGCGGGGCGGGGAGGTGCTAACGTTTCAGATTACTTTCTGA
- a CDS encoding serine hydrolase produces MKYTLFTGCMLLALLVFAQKKPTPIDKRLAGLDAELQQLPGKWHAAGFAVAVVEKNKIIYAKGFGYRDVEKKLPVTPNTQFAIGSSSKAFTCGLLGILREEKKLSFDDSPIKYIPELRFNKPEMNNLITIKDIMTHRTGLPRHDYSWYLFPTHSRDSLMLRIEHQQPFATVREKWYYNNFMFLTQGVIAEKITGKSWEENIREHFFEPLQMKNSTTVIDGLRKGTEAAIGYQVKNKTQITKMDYYDIAAMGPAGSINSSVNEMANWVITWLNGGKFQGKQILPQSYVKEAMGSQMVVNSDPPDPEFPDINMGNYGYGWFISSYKGHYRVEHGGNIDGFSANVSFFPTDSIGIVVLVNQNGSVLPSLIRNTISDKLLNVKPTDWNKVYTKRADDAEKQQAAAKATMQSSQKKNTKPSHILYEYTGTYHHPGYGRFEITAERDSLFAKTPLQMLWLKHYHYDIFLPYEIENGKIDTTQQANLHFNFRTNESGDISSLTAKLEPATDPIEFKRTPRAVTVDKQTLQTYAGEYELAGMVAKFYLKEDGKTLYLFVPGQPEYELLATDKHAFVIKNLDGFKIRFTEANGKITEATFIQPNGTFVAKRK; encoded by the coding sequence ATGAAATACACCTTATTTACTGGCTGCATGCTTCTGGCCTTGCTAGTTTTTGCACAAAAAAAACCAACTCCCATTGACAAACGGCTGGCCGGCCTGGATGCCGAGTTGCAACAACTGCCCGGCAAATGGCATGCAGCGGGTTTTGCTGTTGCTGTTGTAGAGAAAAACAAAATCATTTATGCAAAAGGCTTCGGCTACCGCGATGTCGAAAAGAAACTTCCGGTAACACCCAATACCCAGTTTGCCATCGGCTCCAGCAGCAAAGCTTTTACCTGCGGCCTGCTGGGTATTTTACGCGAAGAGAAAAAACTGTCGTTTGATGATAGCCCGATTAAATACATACCCGAACTACGGTTTAACAAACCGGAGATGAACAACCTCATCACCATTAAGGATATCATGACGCACCGCACCGGCCTGCCCCGCCACGATTACAGCTGGTATCTTTTCCCTACCCATTCGCGCGACAGCCTGATGCTGCGCATTGAACACCAACAGCCCTTTGCGACCGTGCGCGAAAAGTGGTATTACAACAACTTTATGTTTTTAACCCAGGGCGTAATAGCCGAAAAGATTACCGGCAAAAGCTGGGAAGAAAATATACGCGAGCATTTTTTCGAACCGTTGCAAATGAAAAACTCAACTACCGTAATTGATGGCCTCCGTAAAGGAACTGAAGCGGCCATTGGGTACCAGGTAAAAAATAAAACCCAGATTACTAAAATGGATTATTACGACATTGCCGCAATGGGCCCGGCCGGCAGCATTAACAGTTCGGTAAACGAAATGGCCAACTGGGTCATTACCTGGCTTAACGGAGGAAAATTTCAGGGCAAACAAATATTGCCTCAGAGCTATGTAAAGGAAGCGATGGGTTCGCAGATGGTCGTTAACAGCGATCCGCCTGATCCAGAATTTCCAGACATTAACATGGGCAACTATGGCTACGGCTGGTTCATCTCTTCCTACAAAGGTCATTACCGCGTTGAGCATGGCGGCAATATTGACGGCTTTTCGGCCAACGTATCATTCTTCCCGACCGACAGCATCGGTATTGTGGTGCTGGTTAATCAAAACGGGTCGGTTCTTCCTTCGCTTATCCGCAACACCATCAGCGACAAACTGCTGAATGTTAAGCCTACCGACTGGAACAAGGTGTACACCAAACGGGCTGACGATGCCGAAAAGCAGCAGGCTGCCGCTAAAGCCACCATGCAGTCATCGCAAAAGAAAAACACCAAACCCTCGCACATACTTTATGAGTATACCGGCACGTATCACCATCCGGGTTACGGCAGATTTGAAATAACAGCAGAACGTGATTCGTTATTTGCAAAAACACCGTTACAAATGCTGTGGCTTAAACATTACCACTACGATATTTTTCTGCCCTACGAAATAGAAAACGGCAAGATAGATACAACCCAACAGGCCAACCTGCATTTTAATTTCCGCACAAATGAATCAGGAGATATCTCATCGCTTACCGCCAAACTCGAGCCCGCCACCGACCCGATTGAGTTTAAACGCACACCACGGGCTGTGACGGTTGATAAACAAACACTGCAAACCTATGCCGGTGAGTATGAACTGGCCGGTATGGTTGCCAAGTTCTATCTGAAAGAAGATGGAAAAACACTGTACCTGTTTGTTCCGGGCCAGCCCGAATATGAGTTGCTCGCCACCGACAAACATGCTTTCGTAATTAAAAACCTGGATGGTTTTAAAATACGATTTACCGAAGCCAACGGAAAAATAACCGAGGCAACGTTTATCCAGCCCAACGGTACGTTTGTGGCCAAACGGAAGTAA
- a CDS encoding zinc metallopeptidase, whose amino-acid sequence MGLLVIGVVFMLVGMLVSGRLKSKFREYSQIRLNQNLTGAEIARLMLADNGIHDVQVISVEGQLTDHYNPVNKTVNLSHDVYNGRNAAAAAVAAHECGHAVQHATAYSMLELRSAMVPIQNITSRIMNIIFIMMMFGAFAVKGLFSFDTALLVIIASYTVFAFFALITLPVEFDASRRALAWIEARGIVTTREHEMAKDALKWAAMTYVVAALAALASLMYWVMIFLGRRE is encoded by the coding sequence ATGGGTCTATTAGTAATTGGTGTTGTTTTTATGCTGGTGGGCATGCTGGTAAGCGGGCGGCTGAAGAGCAAGTTCCGGGAATACTCGCAAATCCGGCTCAACCAGAACCTGACCGGTGCCGAAATTGCCCGGCTCATGCTGGCCGATAACGGAATACACGATGTACAGGTAATTAGTGTGGAAGGGCAACTAACCGACCACTACAATCCGGTTAACAAAACCGTTAACCTGAGCCACGATGTTTACAACGGCCGCAATGCGGCTGCCGCTGCCGTTGCCGCGCATGAGTGCGGCCATGCCGTACAGCACGCCACTGCCTACTCCATGCTGGAGTTGCGTTCAGCTATGGTGCCGATTCAAAACATCACTTCGCGCATCATGAATATTATCTTTATCATGATGATGTTCGGTGCGTTTGCAGTTAAAGGATTGTTTTCATTTGATACAGCCTTGCTGGTAATCATCGCGTCATACACCGTGTTTGCTTTTTTTGCGCTGATTACCCTGCCGGTGGAATTTGATGCCAGCCGCAGAGCCCTGGCCTGGATTGAAGCCCGCGGCATTGTAACTACACGCGAACACGAAATGGCCAAAGATGCACTAAAGTGGGCCGCCATGACCTACGTAGTTGCCGCCCTTGCCGCCCTGGCTTCGCTCATGTACTGGGTAATGATTTTCCTTGGAAGGCGCGAGTAA
- a CDS encoding glycogen/starch synthase, producing MSKLRILYVASEINPFLQTSEVADFVRKLPQYMQEKGMEIRILVPRFGIINERKNRLHEVVRLSGINIAVGDEEKPLTIKVASIPNAKLQVYFIDNEDYFHRKSVFHDKENRFYEDNDERAIFFCKGAIETVRKLGWAPDVVHCNDWITSFIPLYLKTTYKNDPLFKNTKTVFTIYNNDFTYKFKGDILSKVKMMDIEDNMLGNLKTADYEGFIKMGVEFSDAVIVAGENKKIKGLFSKMKEKKVETIDKSENYTESYFNLYNELVG from the coding sequence ATGTCAAAACTTCGTATTCTTTATGTAGCCAGTGAGATTAATCCTTTTCTGCAGACTTCGGAAGTAGCCGACTTTGTTCGCAAGCTGCCGCAGTACATGCAGGAGAAGGGGATGGAGATTAGGATTCTGGTGCCCCGTTTCGGCATTATCAACGAGCGTAAAAACCGGTTGCATGAAGTGGTCAGGTTATCGGGGATTAACATAGCCGTAGGCGATGAAGAGAAACCGCTGACCATTAAAGTAGCGTCAATTCCTAACGCTAAGCTGCAGGTGTATTTTATCGATAACGAAGATTACTTTCACCGCAAGTCAGTTTTCCACGACAAAGAAAACCGTTTTTATGAAGACAATGATGAGCGCGCCATCTTCTTTTGCAAAGGGGCAATAGAAACGGTGCGCAAACTGGGCTGGGCGCCCGATGTTGTTCACTGCAACGATTGGATCACAAGCTTCATCCCGTTGTACCTTAAAACCACATACAAAAACGATCCGTTGTTTAAAAACACCAAAACCGTGTTTACCATTTACAACAACGACTTCACCTACAAATTTAAAGGCGATATTCTTTCGAAGGTGAAGATGATGGACATTGAAGACAACATGCTGGGCAATTTGAAGACAGCCGACTACGAGGGCTTTATTAAAATGGGCGTGGAATTTTCCGATGCCGTTATCGTAGCCGGTGAAAACAAAAAAATAAAAGGCCTCTTCTCGAAAATGAAAGAGAAGAAGGTTGAAACCATTGATAAATCCGAAAACTACACCGAATCATACTTCAATCTGTATAATGAACTTGTGGGTTAA
- a CDS encoding serine hydrolase, with the protein MRLLGLLLLLPVATGWAQKPVTIDKKIQEYEAYIVKGMKDWEVPGMAVTVVKDGKVLLAKGYGVRELGKPDAVNAQTLFACASTTKAMVAACMGMLVDEGKVTWDDPVYKHLPEFQLYDPYVTRELRIRDLFIHNSGVGNADFLWSVMDIPAEQVLYKMRDVPPSYSLRAGFIYQNIFYVAAGEIIKKLSGKPWHQFIRERIFQPLDMTRTVPLLKDVTDPNQTKPHFKIGGTISVIEHTSADQVGAAGSVWSCAEDISKWVLCMLDSSKHAGGRLLSAKTWTEMFKPQTLVTPSGFYPTARLTKPNWTTYGLGWFQHDYKGKKVNFHTGSLAGAIAIHGQLPDEKLGIYVFGNFDHAELRHALMYKAFDLFALGGTRDWSAEFLQLYRGIQAESDRKEKEFEGKRVEGTKPTLPLDDYTGKYTSPLFGELIITRDGDRLTAVANNFLKATFTHWHYDTFRGWFDKKWYGKANMTYTLGPTGKIVSVQVDGMDFSKTN; encoded by the coding sequence ATGCGATTACTTGGTTTACTGCTTTTGCTCCCGGTAGCAACGGGTTGGGCACAAAAGCCCGTTACCATCGATAAGAAGATTCAGGAATACGAGGCCTACATCGTAAAAGGCATGAAAGACTGGGAGGTGCCCGGCATGGCGGTTACCGTGGTGAAAGACGGAAAGGTACTGCTGGCCAAAGGGTATGGCGTGCGCGAACTTGGCAAGCCCGATGCGGTTAATGCCCAAACCCTGTTTGCCTGCGCATCCACCACCAAAGCCATGGTAGCGGCCTGCATGGGGATGCTGGTGGATGAAGGCAAAGTAACCTGGGACGATCCGGTGTATAAACACCTGCCCGAGTTTCAGCTGTACGATCCGTATGTTACCCGTGAGCTGCGCATCCGCGATTTATTTATTCACAACTCGGGCGTGGGCAATGCCGATTTTTTGTGGAGTGTGATGGATATTCCGGCCGAGCAAGTTTTGTACAAGATGCGCGATGTGCCACCCAGTTATAGTTTACGCGCAGGCTTTATTTACCAGAATATTTTTTATGTAGCAGCGGGCGAAATCATCAAAAAACTAAGCGGCAAACCCTGGCATCAGTTTATTCGCGAACGCATCTTTCAACCCCTTGATATGACCCGAACTGTTCCGCTACTAAAAGATGTAACCGACCCTAACCAGACCAAACCCCATTTTAAAATCGGGGGAACCATTAGCGTGATTGAACACACCAGTGCCGACCAGGTGGGCGCGGCCGGCAGTGTGTGGTCGTGTGCCGAGGACATCAGCAAGTGGGTGCTTTGCATGCTCGACAGCAGCAAACACGCAGGAGGAAGATTGTTGTCGGCCAAAACGTGGACCGAAATGTTTAAACCCCAAACCCTGGTAACACCAAGCGGATTTTATCCAACAGCCCGTTTAACAAAGCCCAACTGGACAACCTACGGACTCGGCTGGTTCCAGCATGATTATAAAGGAAAGAAAGTGAACTTCCATACCGGTAGTTTGGCCGGAGCCATTGCCATTCATGGGCAGTTGCCCGATGAAAAACTGGGCATTTATGTGTTCGGCAATTTCGACCATGCCGAGTTGCGCCATGCCCTCATGTACAAAGCCTTCGACTTGTTTGCGCTGGGCGGTACGCGCGACTGGAGTGCAGAGTTTTTGCAACTGTACCGCGGCATCCAGGCAGAAAGTGATAGGAAAGAAAAGGAATTTGAAGGCAAGCGTGTTGAAGGAACAAAGCCGACCTTACCCCTCGATGACTATACCGGCAAATACACAAGTCCGCTGTTTGGTGAGTTGATCATTACCCGCGATGGCGACCGGTTAACTGCGGTGGCCAACAACTTTCTGAAGGCCACCTTTACCCATTGGCACTACGATACCTTCCGCGGCTGGTTTGATAAAAAGTGGTATGGAAAAGCAAACATGACATACACCCTGGGGCCAACCGGAAAGATTGTGTCCGTTCAGGTTGACGGAATGGATTTTAGTAAAACAAACTGA